The proteins below are encoded in one region of Ascochyta rabiei chromosome 21, complete sequence:
- a CDS encoding Ribose-5-phosphate isomerase, with the protein MPPKRALFSLNVDSEADHIYQRVNDHSKPGKEKTKVLECSGPTVGHTDLQFVTKPFEKLVNRTVEGVEEGSGKKVHSAEGELTYSSQRSSSGSGTKTVKDSTRSKRRIEQQYDTSDL; encoded by the coding sequence ATGCCCCCCAAACGTGCCCTGTTCTCTCTAAACGTCGACTCGGAAGCCGACCACATCTACCAGCGTGTCAACGACCATTCGAAGCCAGGAAAGGAAAAGACTAAGGTCCTTGAATGCTCGGGACCGACTGTAGGACACACGGATTTGCAATTCGTCACCAAGCCGTTTGAAAAGCTGGTTAACCGGACGGTTGAGGGCGTCGAAGAAGGAAGCGGAAAAAAGGTCCACAGCGCAGAAGGCGAACTCACATATTCGAGCCAACGCAGCTCCAGCGGTTCCGGCACGAAGACAGTCAAAGACTCGACTCGCAGCAAGCGCCGCATCGAGCAGCAGTACGACACATCGGACCTCTAA
- a CDS encoding Ribose-5-phosphate isomerase — protein MSASSPLRIAIGCDSAGVGYKNAILKDLRADSRVGDITDVGVPETTDDTAYPHVAVDAAKLVAEGKADRAVLICGTGLGVAISANKVPGIRAVTAHDSFSVERAILSNDAQVLCMGERVIGLELARRLVKEWLGYTFDKSSASAAKVDAITEHEKKNFAGLSKVDSGASC, from the coding sequence ATGTCTGCCTCTTCACCCCTCCGCATAGCCATCGGCTGCGACAGCGCGGGCGTCGGCTACAAAAACGCCATCCTCAAGGACCTACGCGCCGACTCCCGCGTAGGCGACATCACCGATGTCGGCGTGCCTGAGACGACCGACGACACAGCGTACCCGCACGTCGCCGTCGACGCGGCCAAGCTGGTCGCAGAGGGCAAAGCCGACCGCGCAGTCCTCATCTGCGGCACCGGACTGGGCGTCGCCATCTCCGCGAACAAAGTCCCCGGCATCCGCGCCGTCACCGCACACGACTCGTTCAGCGTCGAGAGAGCCATCTTGTCAAACGACGCCCAGGTGCTGTGTATGGGCGAGCGCGTTATTGGACTCGAGTTGGCGAGACGGCTGGTCAAGGAGTGGTTGGGGTACACGTTCGACAAGAGCAGTGCGAGTGCGGCCAAGGTTGACGCTATTACAGAGCACGAGAAGAAGAATTTTGCAGGGCTGAGTAAGGTTGATAGCGGGGCGAGCTGCTGA